In one window of uncultured Sphaerochaeta sp. DNA:
- a CDS encoding RecQ family ATP-dependent DNA helicase: MKDETTTHFLEDQINHLLQNRFNIPSLYPFQQLVIQRILEEDSEESNHEGSVVVLPTGGGKSLCFMLPSLLVEGITVLVYPLLSLMHDQIRRLEEVSIPHICIQGGQSQTERNLLLGKLQNRDARILITNAECLSLPALINTLAQMTISLLVLDEAHTIISWGEGFRPALATVGPIIQHLPVRQVLCFTATADERVIKGLNRLIFPIAKPHIIHASSNRTNITYHVIRTLSKSESIADLLRQENLLPALVFCSTRKLTEISAHRLLYALPDVSVRYYHAGLTKDERRYLEKWFNETENGVLFATKAFGMGIDVKGIRCVIHHDLSEDVLSFLQESGRVGRDGKPALSISLLDGSEKPSLLASILQSTEHCFRKGLLEAMNEPFEFCSGCDVCNGSISLKRLGEKAILMSVVSHPFHFSPSSLASMLQDTNGWYSYGGTLSTWGMQEVQEAIMLLITEGKLHMSTRFKRRLYIDYKVVLTLLTTLHSWLRLTYESAKKKAEESRPQLPYHASSIPPGQGDPNLHDSTG, encoded by the coding sequence ATGAAAGATGAGACTACAACACATTTCCTGGAGGACCAAATCAATCACCTCCTCCAAAACCGCTTCAACATCCCTTCCCTCTACCCATTTCAACAGCTGGTAATCCAGCGCATCCTAGAAGAGGACAGTGAAGAGAGCAATCATGAAGGATCAGTAGTGGTACTCCCTACCGGTGGAGGCAAGAGTCTCTGCTTTATGCTTCCCTCCCTCCTCGTGGAAGGAATCACTGTCTTGGTCTATCCACTGCTCTCCCTCATGCATGACCAGATCAGGCGCCTCGAGGAGGTTTCAATCCCCCATATCTGCATACAGGGGGGCCAGAGCCAAACAGAGAGAAATCTTCTACTCGGTAAATTACAAAACAGGGACGCTAGAATTCTGATAACCAATGCAGAGTGCCTTTCCCTGCCCGCTCTCATCAATACCCTTGCCCAGATGACCATCAGCCTCTTGGTTTTGGATGAAGCCCATACCATCATAAGCTGGGGGGAAGGATTCCGCCCAGCCCTCGCTACTGTCGGACCCATTATCCAGCACCTTCCAGTTCGACAGGTCCTTTGCTTTACTGCTACAGCTGATGAGCGGGTGATTAAAGGTTTGAACCGCCTGATATTTCCCATCGCAAAACCTCACATCATCCATGCAAGCAGCAACAGGACAAACATCACCTACCATGTCATTAGAACCCTGAGCAAGAGCGAGAGTATCGCTGACTTGCTCCGTCAAGAAAATCTCCTACCAGCCCTTGTCTTTTGCAGTACCCGGAAACTGACCGAGATATCAGCCCATCGTCTCCTCTATGCTCTCCCCGATGTGTCAGTCCGATATTACCACGCAGGGCTTACCAAGGATGAGAGAAGATACCTAGAGAAGTGGTTCAATGAAACAGAAAACGGAGTGCTGTTTGCAACAAAAGCCTTTGGAATGGGAATTGATGTAAAAGGGATTCGATGCGTCATCCACCATGACCTGAGTGAAGATGTTCTCTCCTTTCTACAGGAAAGTGGAAGAGTGGGAAGAGACGGTAAACCTGCTCTCTCGATCAGCTTGCTTGATGGAAGTGAGAAACCTTCTCTCCTCGCTTCCATCCTGCAAAGCACTGAGCATTGCTTCCGAAAAGGTCTCTTGGAGGCAATGAATGAGCCATTTGAGTTCTGTAGTGGGTGTGATGTTTGTAACGGAAGCATCTCACTGAAAAGACTGGGAGAGAAGGCAATCCTGATGAGTGTGGTATCACACCCTTTTCACTTTTCCCCTTCATCCCTTGCCTCCATGCTTCAGGATACCAATGGGTGGTATTCCTATGGAGGTACACTTTCAACATGGGGTATGCAGGAAGTTCAAGAGGCTATTATGCTCCTGATCACTGAGGGAAAACTGCATATGTCAACTCGATTCAAACGTAGGCTATATATAGATTACAAAGTAGTACTCACACTCTTGACAACTCTGCATTCATGGCTGAGGCTTACATATGAGAGTGCAAAAAAGAAGGCTGAAGAGAGCCGGCCCCAGTTACCCTACCATGCCTCGTCCATTCCTCCCGGTCAAGGAGATCCAAACCTCCACGACAGTACCGGATAA
- a CDS encoding ADP-ribosylglycohydrolase family protein has product MNIQERANGALLGLFVGDGFGSQCDGLSRETLQEEVQDTIQEVFSLEHLRSDCGISGEVSDLPLLLSMSLLSNQGLDADHFHALVNRYREESEEGFPLQEYRAALPLSVVVAIAGVELKQKQIREIALTTASLFSEDTLEKEAVVLLAHCFHLLINEEVFDGEKLVHDLFTQRGGKNLDEQLTSLLSRARKPKLVFSGNHTLKETLLLVFHTLLHAPSFEEGMSDIARVGGDARLACGLYGALQGALRGPELFPDRWIDELVSSSAIEQAIKKQTQFKRETIKMERLALTMSERLMNASVFGR; this is encoded by the coding sequence ATGAATATACAAGAACGCGCTAACGGCGCTCTGCTTGGTTTGTTTGTAGGCGATGGGTTCGGCAGTCAGTGTGACGGCCTCTCCAGGGAAACACTCCAAGAAGAAGTACAAGATACAATACAAGAGGTGTTCTCCCTCGAACACCTACGCAGTGACTGTGGCATCTCAGGAGAAGTGAGCGACTTGCCGCTTCTGCTTTCCATGAGCCTGTTGTCCAACCAGGGCCTGGATGCCGATCATTTCCATGCATTGGTCAATCGTTACCGTGAGGAGAGTGAAGAAGGGTTCCCCCTTCAGGAGTATCGCGCAGCGCTTCCTCTTTCTGTCGTCGTAGCGATAGCAGGTGTCGAGTTGAAACAAAAACAGATCAGGGAAATAGCTCTTACAACAGCTTCACTTTTCAGTGAAGATACTCTTGAAAAAGAGGCAGTAGTACTGCTTGCCCACTGTTTTCATCTCCTGATCAATGAAGAAGTCTTTGATGGAGAAAAACTTGTTCACGACCTCTTCACACAACGAGGTGGCAAGAATTTGGATGAACAGCTTACATCGCTCCTCTCCAGAGCAAGAAAACCTAAACTCGTCTTCTCAGGGAATCATACGCTAAAGGAAACACTGCTCTTGGTGTTTCACACACTGCTTCACGCGCCCTCCTTTGAAGAAGGCATGAGCGACATTGCAAGGGTGGGAGGAGATGCCCGCTTGGCTTGTGGTCTCTATGGAGCGCTACAGGGAGCCTTGAGAGGACCAGAACTGTTTCCTGACAGATGGATTGACGAATTAGTCTCTTCATCTGCTATTGAGCAGGCGATCAAGAAACAGACGCAATTCAAACGTGAGACGATAAAGATGGAAAGGCTTGCCTTGACCATGAGTGAAAGACTGATGAACGCTTCAGTATTTGGGAGGTAA
- a CDS encoding MFS transporter yields MKLIRYRRNIPLSYGFTALMNLSFTHGLWMMYLASRGFSLVQLGLLEAIFHVTSFLMEVPTGSVADIWGRKVSRLSGRLFGALSLAIMFLAPTFPLQVLGFICSALGYNLESGAGDALLYDSLLLDGRESSYLRVKGLDELLYQSCSVVAFLVGGLLATLDYGYAFSLTILTNLLAFLLALFFKEPEIEKEPRSGLFSGILNSLKSQIFSSVKVFRETPRIAFLIVFSESLFAFMISLFFYLQNFWTDQGYLPDAIGYAYAAHAMLAAFFSLNAHRIERKINEKGILVACPIFLALCLWGIALTPYTMAFYIILGCMEGLLAPTISSYLNKLIPSKFRATILSFQSMAYSLFMIMIFPLVGLIGNTHSLLLSFTLMAIAATLLVFAYIWVLIRKR; encoded by the coding sequence ATGAAATTGATAAGGTACAGAAGGAATATTCCACTTTCCTACGGGTTCACTGCGTTGATGAACCTCTCCTTTACGCATGGGCTTTGGATGATGTATCTTGCGTCAAGAGGATTCTCCTTGGTGCAACTTGGTCTCTTGGAGGCAATCTTCCATGTTACCAGTTTCCTGATGGAAGTTCCCACAGGTTCGGTTGCCGACATCTGGGGAAGAAAAGTAAGCCGTCTCTCAGGCAGGTTGTTCGGTGCCCTAAGCCTTGCCATCATGTTTCTTGCCCCTACCTTCCCTCTACAGGTACTGGGTTTCATCTGCAGTGCACTGGGATATAATCTCGAGTCCGGGGCAGGGGATGCCTTGCTCTATGATTCACTATTGCTCGATGGGAGGGAGTCTTCCTATCTAAGGGTAAAAGGCTTGGATGAACTGCTCTATCAATCATGCTCGGTGGTTGCATTCCTAGTGGGTGGATTGCTAGCCACTCTCGATTACGGTTATGCATTCTCTCTCACCATCCTGACCAATCTCCTTGCCTTCCTGCTGGCATTGTTCTTTAAGGAACCCGAGATAGAGAAGGAACCAAGAAGTGGACTATTCTCCGGAATCCTAAACTCCCTGAAGTCCCAGATTTTCTCAAGCGTGAAGGTCTTTCGGGAAACACCCCGTATTGCCTTCCTGATTGTCTTCAGTGAGTCCCTGTTCGCTTTCATGATCAGTCTCTTCTTCTATTTGCAGAACTTCTGGACTGACCAAGGGTACCTCCCTGATGCCATAGGATATGCCTATGCAGCCCACGCAATGCTGGCCGCATTCTTCTCTCTCAATGCCCATCGCATCGAGAGAAAGATCAATGAGAAAGGAATCCTAGTTGCTTGTCCCATCTTTCTTGCACTCTGCCTGTGGGGGATTGCCCTCACCCCATACACCATGGCTTTCTATATCATTCTTGGTTGTATGGAAGGGTTGCTTGCTCCTACGATCAGCAGCTATTTGAACAAGCTCATACCCTCCAAGTTCAGGGCTACCATTCTGAGCTTCCAGAGCATGGCATACAGCCTGTTCATGATCATGATCTTCCCCTTGGTTGGCCTGATCGGAAACACCCACTCCCTCTTGCTCTCATTCACCTTGATGGCAATAGCGGCAACACTCTTGGTTTTTGCCTATATATGGGTCCTGATACGTAAGCGATAA
- a CDS encoding aldo/keto reductase, with translation MEYKSLGRTGIKVSELCFGTMSFGGRADKIESEKMYKTCREAGINFFDCADVYQKGVAESYLGEFISQERDKVVITTKTYGAMGDDVNEKGLNAKHIRLGVEASLKRLNTDYVDVLFLHHFDPSVREEETLRAVDRLVSEGKVLSLGVSNFAAYQVERMLHLTSINQFAPISVIQPMFNIAKRMAEVELLPMAAYEGLGVITYSPLGGGLLTGRYKDGYSNASGRLIENQNYNKRYGGQFYEQVAREYSELCSKWGINEATLAVAWVMAHKQVTAPIIGAAHTEHLKQSLQAAFLTLEPELLKAIDAISPPPPPATDRSEEQ, from the coding sequence ATGGAATACAAATCACTAGGGAGAACCGGTATCAAGGTTTCTGAGCTCTGTTTTGGGACCATGTCCTTCGGCGGAAGAGCTGACAAGATTGAATCAGAGAAGATGTACAAAACCTGTAGAGAGGCAGGTATCAACTTCTTTGACTGTGCCGATGTCTATCAGAAGGGAGTTGCAGAGAGCTATCTCGGAGAATTTATTTCCCAAGAGCGTGACAAGGTTGTAATCACCACCAAGACGTATGGTGCGATGGGAGACGATGTCAACGAGAAGGGTTTGAACGCAAAACATATCAGGCTGGGGGTGGAAGCAAGCCTGAAACGTCTGAATACTGACTATGTGGATGTCCTGTTTCTCCATCATTTTGATCCGTCTGTGAGGGAAGAGGAAACCCTCAGGGCTGTTGACCGACTTGTCAGTGAAGGTAAGGTGCTCTCATTGGGAGTCAGCAACTTTGCTGCCTATCAGGTGGAAAGAATGCTTCACCTCACATCGATAAACCAATTCGCCCCGATCTCGGTCATCCAACCTATGTTCAACATTGCAAAACGTATGGCTGAGGTTGAATTGCTCCCTATGGCTGCATATGAAGGGCTTGGGGTTATCACCTACAGCCCACTTGGAGGTGGACTGCTTACCGGCCGATACAAGGATGGCTATTCAAATGCCTCTGGCAGATTGATCGAAAATCAGAACTACAACAAACGTTATGGCGGTCAGTTCTACGAGCAAGTTGCCCGTGAATACTCAGAGCTTTGCAGCAAGTGGGGCATTAATGAAGCAACGCTTGCCGTGGCTTGGGTAATGGCACACAAGCAGGTTACTGCCCCAATCATCGGAGCGGCTCATACTGAGCACTTGAAGCAGTCCCTTCAGGCTGCATTCCTCACCCTTGAGCCTGAGCTCTTGAAGGCGATTGATGCAATCAGCCCACCACCACCTCCGGCAACGGACAGGAGTGAAGAGCAATAA
- a CDS encoding 1-acyl-sn-glycerol-3-phosphate acyltransferase produces the protein MSVRKPTPFPEPRFSKPVFHLSRMIIRPYLHFAMGVKGITTMHREYLKEALSSPYPVILAFRHTAKEDAPVLLAAVKESHVRFLYGRDVLYWAGKATQFLFPRLGFIAVQNRSANKEGMQYLRKELASPRYPLALAPEGQVTYHMYQVSKLQTGIASMAMWAMESAGGVTILPLSIGYRYANASEDWVSSLLERWEQLSGLTVEGDTLAGQITNAMESMLSEIARTYSLEDYPHHSFTQRRDMICEGLLSLAEAEAGLQDAQGSIIDRLYRVRFTGSDTLFTRDSSFEEKENAKQYLVKNQIVDLLEYLDPAYLQGTYQTGRAAESALNLLDLVNRMQGGTIDTRYSPSGKQAYLQMGKPLHYKAESLSTLGRKSQQKQILLTVCDALQACSEELEHLLS, from the coding sequence GTGAGCGTACGAAAACCCACCCCTTTCCCGGAACCTCGATTCAGCAAGCCGGTATTCCATCTCAGCAGAATGATCATCCGTCCGTATCTCCATTTCGCAATGGGAGTAAAGGGGATAACCACCATGCACAGGGAATACTTGAAGGAAGCCCTCTCATCCCCCTACCCTGTAATCCTTGCATTCCGTCATACAGCAAAAGAGGATGCTCCGGTCCTGCTTGCAGCCGTCAAGGAGAGCCATGTGCGGTTTCTCTATGGGCGTGATGTCCTTTATTGGGCTGGTAAGGCGACACAGTTTCTTTTTCCCCGTCTTGGTTTCATCGCCGTGCAGAACCGAAGCGCGAACAAGGAGGGAATGCAATATCTGAGGAAGGAATTGGCCAGCCCCAGGTATCCCCTTGCCTTGGCACCAGAGGGGCAGGTGACCTATCACATGTATCAGGTATCGAAATTACAGACAGGGATTGCGAGTATGGCAATGTGGGCGATGGAAAGCGCAGGAGGGGTTACCATCCTCCCCCTTTCGATCGGATATCGATATGCAAATGCCAGTGAAGATTGGGTATCATCATTGCTGGAAAGGTGGGAACAACTAAGTGGTCTGACCGTTGAGGGAGATACACTTGCAGGGCAAATCACCAATGCCATGGAGAGCATGCTCAGCGAGATAGCAAGAACCTATTCATTGGAAGACTATCCCCATCACTCCTTCACGCAACGTAGGGATATGATCTGTGAAGGATTGCTCTCTCTTGCCGAAGCAGAAGCTGGCCTACAAGATGCCCAAGGCTCCATCATTGACAGGCTCTATCGGGTTCGCTTCACAGGCAGTGATACGCTTTTCACCAGGGATAGTTCATTCGAGGAAAAGGAAAATGCAAAACAGTACCTCGTGAAGAACCAGATTGTTGATCTCCTTGAGTATCTCGATCCAGCATATCTCCAAGGTACGTACCAAACAGGAAGAGCGGCAGAGAGTGCCTTGAACCTCCTTGACTTGGTGAACAGAATGCAGGGAGGCACGATCGATACGCGGTACTCACCGAGTGGAAAGCAAGCATACCTACAAATGGGGAAGCCTCTTCACTATAAAGCTGAATCGCTCTCCACGCTTGGAAGAAAGTCACAACAGAAGCAAATACTCCTCACCGTCTGTGATGCGCTACAGGCATGCAGTGAGGAGCTGGAACATCTCCTTAGTTAA
- a CDS encoding lysophospholipid acyltransferase family protein, which translates to MKMSERMINALLRAFFRVCFKIDRSELKKVPMEGPLLMMVNHTSNLEGPMLYGYLQPRKLHAIAKQELWKSKFMAYLMETWGSIPVDRENMGRATMDACFKILDQNHILAIAPEGTRSKDGTLQRGKGGVAFIAHKKNAPMIPVAVMGFEKTKANMKRLKRTVITIKVGKPFEIIQKSGRLDAETRDKLGDEIMLHLAALMPEERRGYYQGKPIEFNLTQTIN; encoded by the coding sequence ATGAAAATGAGTGAGAGAATGATCAATGCCTTACTGCGTGCCTTTTTTCGTGTTTGCTTTAAAATTGATCGCAGTGAGTTGAAAAAGGTCCCCATGGAGGGACCACTTCTGATGATGGTGAACCACACCTCAAACCTTGAGGGCCCCATGCTCTATGGGTATCTACAGCCGAGGAAGCTCCATGCCATAGCTAAGCAAGAGCTTTGGAAGAGCAAATTCATGGCATATCTGATGGAAACCTGGGGAAGTATCCCAGTGGATCGTGAGAACATGGGACGTGCTACCATGGATGCATGTTTCAAGATACTCGACCAGAATCATATCCTGGCCATAGCTCCTGAGGGCACCCGAAGCAAGGATGGGACACTCCAGAGAGGAAAGGGTGGCGTTGCATTTATCGCCCACAAGAAGAATGCTCCCATGATTCCTGTAGCGGTAATGGGCTTCGAGAAGACCAAAGCCAATATGAAGCGCCTAAAAAGAACAGTCATTACGATCAAAGTAGGTAAGCCCTTTGAGATTATCCAGAAGAGTGGTCGCTTGGACGCAGAAACAAGAGATAAGCTTGGCGATGAGATTATGCTCCACCTTGCTGCCCTGATGCCTGAGGAGAGACGTGGCTACTATCAGGGTAAGCCGATTGAATTCAACCTTACCCAGACCATTAACTAA
- a CDS encoding aldo/keto reductase — METRYFETLDIHASLLGFGAMRFPTTPEGKIDRKRSLAMMKEAYEAGVNYFDTAYPYHGGESEPLVGEFLSTLDRSSFYVATKLPQWSVTSIDDAKRIFNEQLIRLQQSYIDFYLIHAIDKKAFDRMVDLGVVTYLEEEQKKGRIKHLGFSFHSIYEDFEYITRFRPWDFIQIQYNYLDTEEQAGDKGYELCTELGIPVIVMEPIKGGSLAGLSPDLEAKMKALDPDASPASFALRWVADHQNVKVILSGMSTEEQVRENLKTFSPYKPLSEHERAVLEEIGSSMRSRIGNDCTGCKYCMPCPFGVDIPGNFALWNKYRMFNNYEVVKDQWENESSADKRPPACTECGQCIPLCPQHIDIPTDLKRVQEELEAARTAYYQK, encoded by the coding sequence ATGGAAACACGGTATTTTGAAACATTGGACATTCACGCATCCCTTCTTGGATTTGGCGCCATGCGCTTCCCTACAACCCCAGAGGGCAAGATTGACCGAAAGCGTTCACTGGCTATGATGAAGGAAGCCTATGAAGCCGGGGTGAATTATTTTGATACCGCATATCCCTATCATGGTGGGGAGAGTGAGCCGTTGGTAGGAGAATTCCTCTCCACCTTGGACAGAAGCAGCTTCTACGTTGCCACAAAGCTTCCCCAATGGTCGGTTACCTCAATTGATGATGCAAAGCGCATATTCAACGAACAGCTTATAAGACTGCAACAGAGCTATATCGACTTCTATCTTATCCACGCAATCGACAAGAAAGCATTCGACCGGATGGTCGACCTTGGTGTAGTTACCTACCTGGAAGAGGAACAGAAAAAGGGCCGTATTAAACATCTGGGCTTCTCGTTCCACTCCATTTATGAGGATTTTGAGTATATCACCCGCTTTCGCCCCTGGGATTTCATCCAGATCCAATACAACTACCTGGACACTGAAGAGCAGGCTGGAGACAAGGGCTATGAACTGTGTACAGAATTGGGCATACCCGTCATCGTGATGGAGCCGATCAAGGGAGGCTCACTTGCTGGTCTGTCCCCGGACCTGGAAGCCAAGATGAAAGCATTGGACCCTGATGCATCACCAGCTTCCTTTGCCCTTAGGTGGGTCGCTGACCACCAGAATGTGAAAGTCATCCTTAGCGGCATGTCCACCGAGGAGCAGGTCAGGGAGAACCTAAAGACCTTCTCTCCCTACAAACCATTGAGCGAGCACGAGAGAGCGGTACTGGAAGAGATTGGAAGCAGCATGAGAAGCCGCATCGGCAATGACTGTACCGGCTGCAAGTACTGTATGCCCTGTCCCTTTGGGGTCGATATTCCCGGGAACTTTGCACTCTGGAACAAGTACCGGATGTTCAACAACTATGAGGTGGTCAAGGACCAGTGGGAGAATGAGAGCAGTGCAGACAAGCGTCCACCTGCCTGTACAGAGTGTGGTCAGTGTATCCCACTCTGCCCGCAGCATATCGATATCCCTACTGATCTGAAACGGGTCCAGGAGGAGCTGGAAGCTGCTCGAACAGCGTATTACCAAAAGTAG
- a CDS encoding LacI family DNA-binding transcriptional regulator, giving the protein MGATRNSVANKAGVSSATVSRVYNNPGKVSPSLAKRVLEAAKELGYEPNSAAATLRRSGTGTIAFVQFRKEERPYYWGNLDSFDWFFGRAIKGVQEVLATSSWRMRFYTVETQRELEAIAMRCDGILAYDVDTQEEEALFSSLSIPYVLAHHLTGNTETESCVRTDNRYGGTLQAQYLRECGVLRPLYITGYLESVVPHAERLAGFRQHYRDALVLSTEIGNANAMGDVAQRVQKLIDDGAVDGIAAVNDMLLFSLLLRIKTDLPKVGYDASPLFGVYPAPVASIAIQSGELYRRAAEKLLCLLAGNRSGCTTVLPKLIRSLLQ; this is encoded by the coding sequence ATGGGGGCAACCAGAAACAGTGTCGCAAATAAGGCAGGGGTAAGCAGTGCAACCGTCTCTCGTGTGTACAACAATCCTGGTAAGGTCTCCCCATCACTTGCAAAGCGAGTATTGGAAGCAGCAAAAGAGTTGGGGTATGAACCCAACAGTGCAGCAGCTACCTTGCGAAGGAGTGGAACCGGCACCATCGCCTTTGTCCAATTCAGGAAGGAGGAGAGGCCCTACTACTGGGGTAATCTGGATAGCTTTGACTGGTTCTTTGGTAGGGCGATCAAGGGAGTGCAGGAAGTGTTGGCAACAAGTTCCTGGCGGATGCGATTCTATACTGTGGAAACACAGCGTGAGCTGGAAGCAATTGCAATGCGCTGTGATGGTATCCTTGCCTATGATGTTGACACACAGGAGGAGGAAGCGCTTTTTTCTTCCCTCTCCATCCCCTACGTGCTTGCCCATCACCTGACTGGAAATACAGAAACAGAGAGCTGTGTGAGAACAGACAATCGATATGGTGGAACCCTGCAAGCCCAGTATCTAAGGGAGTGTGGTGTGCTAAGGCCACTGTACATCACCGGTTACCTCGAGAGTGTCGTTCCCCATGCCGAGCGGCTCGCTGGATTCAGGCAGCACTACCGGGATGCGTTGGTCTTGTCGACAGAAATTGGAAACGCAAATGCCATGGGGGATGTTGCCCAGAGGGTACAGAAACTCATTGATGACGGTGCCGTTGATGGTATTGCAGCGGTGAATGATATGCTCTTGTTCTCTCTCTTATTACGTATTAAGACCGACCTGCCAAAGGTAGGGTATGACGCATCCCCTCTCTTCGGTGTATATCCTGCTCCAGTGGCCAGCATTGCCATTCAGAGCGGTGAGCTCTATAGACGGGCGGCAGAGAAGTTGTTATGTCTTTTGGCTGGAAATCGATCAGGTTGTACCACCGTATTGCCGAAACTTATACGTTCCCTTTTACAGTAG
- a CDS encoding MFS transporter, which translates to MLTRRTKLGFGVGDLGGNLFFTIIGFYLLYYFTDILSLAPALAGTALMIGKIWDAITDPITGYLSDRTRTRYGRRRPYMVVGAIISFFCMGLIFTPVELSSQMKLFIYVTFLYCLLNTAYTLVNIPYAALLPELTEDYHERTILTGYRMSFAVMGTFVGAALVMPIVNLFPEVPRGWSMMGTFMGAVMLISTMATVFAIHEPKAIKSQEQAGFFSTFTGVLKDRVFLSALLPWTFFITGTSMVQGALVYYFAYIFGNEGLFQLALIALLSFSLLCIPLWVRIAHRIGKKRCYMIGMGIMSACVLAFSIFGQYLGPIFGVIIMGAAGVGLSTHYVMPHAILPDVVEYDSIKHHSGRREGVFSSLWTFSSKIGQAFALALNGWVLALFGYHSGQVSELAMKGIILVSGPLPLLWYLLGLFILRKYPIDQAYYEQMLEKKEVR; encoded by the coding sequence ATGCTGACTAGACGTACAAAATTAGGGTTCGGTGTAGGTGACCTTGGGGGAAACCTATTTTTTACCATTATCGGCTTCTATTTGCTCTACTACTTTACCGATATTCTCTCCCTTGCTCCTGCCCTTGCAGGAACAGCATTGATGATCGGGAAAATATGGGATGCCATCACAGACCCCATCACTGGATACCTCTCTGATAGAACCCGCACCCGCTATGGGAGAAGACGTCCGTACATGGTAGTTGGAGCGATTATCTCATTCTTCTGCATGGGCCTGATTTTCACACCTGTGGAACTCTCCAGCCAGATGAAGCTTTTCATCTATGTTACGTTCCTCTACTGCCTGCTCAATACAGCATACACCTTGGTAAACATCCCCTACGCAGCCCTGCTCCCCGAGCTCACCGAAGACTACCATGAACGCACCATATTGACCGGGTACAGGATGAGCTTCGCCGTCATGGGGACATTCGTTGGTGCTGCGCTGGTAATGCCTATCGTTAATCTCTTTCCAGAGGTTCCCCGTGGTTGGTCGATGATGGGGACCTTTATGGGCGCTGTTATGCTCATCTCCACGATGGCAACGGTTTTTGCAATCCATGAACCGAAAGCCATCAAGAGCCAGGAACAGGCAGGTTTCTTCTCCACCTTCACCGGTGTTCTGAAAGACCGGGTATTTCTCTCAGCCTTGCTTCCGTGGACCTTTTTTATTACCGGCACCAGCATGGTCCAGGGAGCTCTTGTCTACTACTTTGCCTACATATTTGGCAATGAGGGGCTATTCCAGCTTGCCTTGATCGCGCTGCTCTCCTTCAGCTTGCTCTGCATTCCCCTCTGGGTACGGATAGCCCACAGGATTGGCAAGAAACGGTGCTACATGATCGGTATGGGAATCATGAGTGCCTGTGTATTGGCCTTCAGTATCTTTGGACAATATCTGGGACCAATCTTTGGAGTCATCATCATGGGAGCAGCCGGGGTTGGACTGTCTACACACTATGTGATGCCCCATGCAATTCTCCCTGATGTGGTTGAGTACGATTCGATCAAACACCACAGCGGGAGAAGGGAGGGGGTGTTCTCCAGTCTGTGGACTTTCTCCAGCAAAATCGGCCAGGCATTCGCCTTGGCACTCAATGGATGGGTATTGGCACTCTTTGGATATCATAGTGGCCAGGTATCAGAGCTGGCAATGAAGGGAATCATCCTTGTCTCGGGTCCACTTCCTCTGCTTTGGTATCTTCTTGGTTTGTTCATTCTTAGGAAGTATCCCATCGACCAAGCCTATTATGAGCAGATGCTGGAGAAGAAGGAGGTCCGGTGA